GGAGTCGGGTACCACTACACCGGCTTCGCCTTGAATAGGTTCTACTATAAAGCCTGCAATAAATGGGTCTCCCATTATCGCAGTTTCCAATGCTTTGATATCATTATAAGGTACCACATCAAAACCCGGCATGTAAGGGCCAAAACCCTTTTTACTCATAGGGTCGGTAGATGCCGATATCACAGCCAGTGTTCTTCCATGAAAGTTTTCGCCGGCAAAAATGATTTTCGCCTTTCCTTCTGGAATTCCTTTTACCTCATAAGCCCATTTTCTACATAGTTTCAATGCTGTTTCTACGGCTTCTACACCAGAGTTCATCATCAATGTTTTTTCGTAGCCAAAGAGATTACTCATGTATTGTTCAAATTCCCCAAGCCTTGAATTATAAAAGGCCCTAGAGGTAAGTGTTAATTTTTGAGCTTGCTCTGTCAAAGCGTTAATTATTCTTGGGTGACAGTGGCCTTGATTTACTGCAGAGTAAGCAGAAAGAAAATCGTAATATCTTTTACCTTCCACATCCCATACAAAAACTCCATCGCCCTTATCCAACACTACTGGTAAAGGGTGGTAGTTGTGAGCTCCGTATTTATCTTCTAAGGCTATTAGGCTTTCTGAATTTTTCATTTCTGCTTTCTTTATTATTTCTACAAAGATAATTATTTGACTTGTTAAATGTGGGGGTAGAGTCATATTGATTATTTTTGTTAAAATAAAGGTTGAATTAACCTTTCTGAAGCTATGGACAACACAGATAAAGAAATACTCAAACTACTAAGCCAAGATGGTAGAAAGCCTTATTCAGAAATTGCCAAATTTTTAGGTATCTCGAACACCATGGTGCATCAGCGAGTGAGTAAGATGAAGCAAAAAGGTTATTTGAAAGGTGTGGAGGTAGTTTTGGATGAAAGAAAAATGGGCTACGAGTGGAGTGCCTTTACAGGTATAGAGCTTAAAGAAGATTCAGACTCGAAAGCTATTATAGCCGCTTTAGAAAAAATTCCGGAAGTGATAGAATGCTATTATATAACAGGAAAATATACTCTTTATATAAGAATAGTGGCAAGAGATAGTGAACACATGCGAAGTGTACTTTATGAGAAAATTGACCACATTCCCGGAGTGCTAAAAACAGAGTCTTTGATTGATTTCGGAACGGCCTTTAAGAGGGGAGTCCCTATAGTCTAAGCCTTTAATAAATATGCTTAAAAAGCAAATGTTAAATCTATGTATAAAGCCTGCAATAAGATAGATTTCTCGATATTGAATTTTGTAATTTGCAGGCTGAATTTAGACTTATGAGAGAAACAATATATTTTGACAATGCTGCCACTACCTCTTTAGACCCAGAGGTGTTAGAGGTAATGTTGCCTTATTTTAAAGAGGTTTATGGTAATGGTTCTTCTATTCACGGTATGGGTAGGAAAGCTAAATCTGCGGTAGAAAATGCCCGAAAAAAAGTGGCAGAAGTCTTAGGGACTTCACCTTCAGAACTTTTCTTTACTTCTGGTGGTACGGAGGCAAATAATACCGTGCTTAGAAGTGCGGTAGAAAGCCTTGGGATAAAAACAATTATATCTTCCAGTGTAGAGCATCATGCTGTCTTGCACCCTTTAGAATACATGGTGAGTAAAGGTCTTGTCAATTTGAAATTGGTAAGGCTTGATGAAAATGGCTCTGTAGACTATGATGATCTAGAAGCGATTCTAAAAGAGAATCCTAATTCATTGGTAAGCTTAATGCATGGCAATAATGAAATTGGGAATATTCTTGATTTAAAACGAGTTTCAAGGCTATGCCGAGAAAATAAAGCTCTGTTCCATTCGGATATGGTTCAAACGGTAGGTAAGCTTCCTGTCAATCTTCAAAAAATAGATATAGATTTTATTTCTGGTTCGGCACATAAATTTCATGGTCCTAAGGGTGTTGGCTTTTTATATATAAATGCAAATAATAGGATTAATCCTTTTCTGCATGGTGGTGCTCAGGAACGTAATATGCGTGGAGGTACAGAAAACGTGGCAGGTGTAGCTGGTTTGGCTCATGCTTTAGAGTTGGCTGTAGCAGCTAGAGATAAAAGGAAAGCTTATATTTTAGGATTAAAAACGCACCTTAAAAAAGAACTCGAAGCCTCTTTTGAAGGAATGAAGTTCAATGGCATGTCGGGCGATTTAGATAAAAGCCTTTACTATATATTAAATGCTAGTTTCCCTGCTCATGCAGATAATGAGATGCTTCTATTTAGTCTCGATATTGAAGGAATTTGTGTTTCTGGTGGCTCGGCTTGCAGTAGTGGTACAGACATTGGTTCTCATGTATTAGAGGTATTGAATATACAAGATGATAGGGCAAATGTTCGTTTCTCATTTAGTGAACAAAATACTATGGAAGAAGTTGACAAAACCATAACAGTATTGAAAAGGATTTTGACGAAATAGTGGTTTTATTGCTTTTGATTCTTTCAAAAAACAACCTATGAAACAGTTATTAGATTATATAAAGACGGTTTTTATGCTCGATGATGCCAAGGCTACAGAAACTATTACGCCAGTATTTGTTAGCAAAGAAGATAAGCAGCTAGAGAGCATAGCTAATTCACCTTTGCTTAGTAGAGATTTAAGCTGGATGACTTTTAATAATAGAGTGTTAGACCAAGCTAAAAAAGCAGACTTGTCTATTTTTGATAAGCTGAAATTTATGGCTATTACGGAGTCAAACCTTGATGAGTTTTTTACTGTAAGAGTAGGTAGCTTATATAACTACCTAGACTACGGAAAACAGCGAATTGATTATTCAGGCTTACGCGAAACGCCGTTTAGAGCAAAGCTTTTGGCTTTAACCAGTGAGTTTTATCAAGAAAGGAATAGGCTTTTTAGAGAAGAATTAGAGCCTGAGTTTCTCAGCAATGGCTTCAAAATTATCGGTTTTGAAGAGTTGAACCCTGCGGAAAAAAAGAAGGCGGTAGATTTTTTTGAGAATAATATTTTCCCAATGCTTACGCCTATGGTTTATGACCAGACGCACGCATTCCCAATTCTTTTAGCTAAAAATCTAATTTTAGGAGTGGTAACTAATGCCAAAAAGAGGTTTTATAGCAGTTTGGACGATGAGCCAAGAAAACTGTCTTTTGTTCAAATTCCGAAAAACTTACCTAAGTTTTACACTTTTGAAGAGAATGATATAATCAAGTTTTTGCCAATTGAAAGAATCATAATAAACCAAATTCAGAAACTTTATAGAAATGTAAAAATTGAGTCGGTAGACGTATTTAGAATCTTAAGAAATGGAGATTTCACTTTAGAAGAAAGCGACGATATCGAAGCTGACTTTGTGGATGAAATCAAGCAAAAAATTAAAGAAAGAAAAGTTGGTAGGTTAGTAAGTATATCGATTGAGCATGAGCCGTCAAAATGGATGATGGATGTGCTGAAAAAACGATGGGAAATAGATGAGGCTAATATCTTTATCAATACCGAACTTATGGACTATACCCGCCTTTGGGAGCTTATAGGCCATCCTGAGTTTAAAGAAGAACTGCCGCAACCAAAACCAGCAGTACCTGCCTTTAATTTTGGTAGAGATAAGATGCATAGCATTTTTGACACGCTAAAAGACCAGGATGTATTACTTCATCACCCGTATAATAATTTTGAGCCAGTACTTCAGCTGGTAGAAAGAGCCGCTAAAGATCCTAAGGTTTTGGCCATTAAGTTGACCATCTACAGGCTTGCCAAAAACTCTAGAATTACAGCGGCTTTATTGAAAGCTGCTGAAAACGGAAAACACGTTTCAGCTTTGTTTGAAATAAAGGCTCGTTTTGACGAAGAAAATAACATCAAGGAAGCAGCCAAGCTTCAAAAAGCAGGTTGTTTTGTGATTTATGGTATTGGAGGTTTAAAAACCCACACCAAGCTCATGTTGATAGTGAGGAAAGAAGGCGACAAGGTGGTGCAATATGCTCACATGGCATCTGGAAACTATAATGAGGATACCGCCAAGCTTTATACAGATATTGGTATAATGACATCAAAACCAGATTATACCAAAGATATTTCTGAGTTTTTTAATGTTATTACTGGACATTCTATCCCTACTAATTATCGTAATCTAATTACCTCACCAAGAGATATGCGAAACACGATAATTGATATGATTAGAAATGAAGCGTCAAATGCGAAGAAAGGTTTACCAGCAGGTATTTGTATCAAAATAAACTCTCTGGAAGATAAAGAAACCATTGAAGAGTTTTATGCAGCTTCGCAGGCAGGAGTTAAAATTGAGCTAATTGTTAGAGGGATTTGTTGTCTTAAACCTGGCAGAAAAGGTTTAAGTGAAAATATCAATGTCAAATCTATTGTAGGGCATTATTTGGAACACTCCCGTATTTTTTACTTCCATAATAATGGGCAGCCTAAGGTTTTTGGTAGTAGTGCGGATGCCATGGTAAGAAGTTTCGACAGACGTATAGAGTCTATGTTTGAAATAGTGGATGAAGGAATAAAGAAAAAGCTTATTCTGATGCTAAAAAACAACTTGAAAGACAATGTGAATTCTTATGATTTGCTTGAATCTGGGGAGTATATAAAGAGAGATTCTTCGGTAGAACCTTTCAATATTCATGAAGAGTTTTACCACCTAAAAGACGAAGATATAGAGACGGCAAGTTTGGAATACTTGTTTCAGAATAAACCTGAGGTGGAACTAGATAGAGAAGCCTAAAGAAAAACCGCCATAAAAATTTTGACCACCAGTAGGGGAGGCCTCGTAAAAAACTAGGCCGCTTCTTCTTATTCTAGGAGTGACGCTGATTTTTAATTGGAAAACTTTTGGCTTTGGTGGTATGTCAATAACCAGATGGGTCCTGAAAGCGGCAACTAGGTTAAAGTAATTTCGATTAGTGGAGGTAGGATAAATGATTCTGGCGTAACCACCCCCTAGTTCAAGGAAATATTCAAGGTCAAATAATGGGGGTTTAGTCTTGCACTTATTCATAACCCTAGAAGTTAGTCCCTTCTTAAGATTATTTATCAATAAATTATAAGAAGCACCAGCTGGAATAGAAAATCCGGCACCTTGGCCAAAACCTGCAGGCAGATAACCAAAACCTATCCTGGCAGTAGCGAAACTTTTGTGGTATCTAAGAGGAGCCATTTCATAATTCACAGACATGATAGGGCTCAAACCAAATCCTTCTAATACAATAGCAGATTTGTACCGAGATCTATACATCAACTGCGAGTAGGCAGTTTGTGCTAGCAAGCTGGCTAGCATCACCATTAAAAGTCTCCTAGAATTTAATTTCAAGGTTGGATAAGCATTTTTGAGCACGTAAAAACGAACGAAAGTAAAACTATATGGTCTAAAATCCCTTATTTTGAGACAATTTTCAAACCAAACTCCTTTGAATGGAACGTTTTACTGGCCTTTTAGGTATAGTTGTCTTGCTCGGAATTGCATTTTTGATGAGCAATAATAAGAAAAAAATCAATATTAAGCTGGTTCTGTGGGGTTTAGGCTTGCAGTTGAGTTTCGCTCTTTTAATACTTAAAACACCTATTGGTTTACCTTTCTTTAAATTCTTCGATGTACTAATAGGTAAGCTTTTATCCTATTCTGATGCTGGTGGTGATTTTCTTTTCAAATCTTTTGTAAGTGGGATTGTTGATTCACCAAACGTCAATTTTGCTATTCGAGTACTACCTACCGTTATCTTTTTCTCAGCATTGGTTTCATTATTTTACCATTTAGGGATAATGCAGCGTGTAGTAAAAGCTATTGCTTGGGTAGTGCAAAAAACTATGGGAACTAGTGGTTCAGAAACGCTTAGTGTGGCAGGCAGTATTTTCGTTGGTCAAACAGAGGCACCTCTTTTAGTGAAACCTTTTATAAAAGGAATGACAAAATCGGAGCTTATGACCATCATGGTAGCGGGTTTTGCTACTATAGCAGGTGGGGTTATGGCTATTTATGTGAAGATGTTGGAAGACATTCCGGGTATTGCAGGTCATTTAATGGCAGCATCCATTATGAATGCACCAGCGGCAGTGATTGTAGCTAAAATAATGTTCCCGGAAACGGAAGAGTCAGAGACTAAGAATTCTTTAGATATTAATGTGGAAACCAGTTCAGGAAACGTAGTAGAGGCTGTGGGTGATGGAGCAGTAGATGGTTTAAAGCTAGCTGCCAATATTGGAGCTATGCTTATTGCGATAGTGGCTATTGTAGCCATGTTAGACGGTATGCTAGGTTACGTAAATACTTCTTTGGCAGAAATTCTTGGCGTGGCATTTAAGCCTTTAGCGTGGACTATGGGTGTGCCTTGGTCTGAAGCTACTGCTGTTGGTGGGCTTTTGGGGGAGAAAATTGTTTTGACAGAGCTTATTGCCTACGCTGATTTGAGAACAATCATGGCTGATGGCCAACTTTCTCAGCGTTCTTCTATTATTGCTAGTTATGCACTTTGTGGCTTTGCCAATTTTGCTTCTATTGGAATTCAGTTAGGTGGTATTGGAGGTATTGCACCAGAGAGAAAGAAGGATATTGCTAAACTGGCTACCAAGGCTATGATAGGTGGTGCTATCGCATCAAACTTGACAGCTTGTATTGCAGGGATATTAATTTAAAAAAGAGAAAGAGAAAAATAATATTTACACCTTTCCAACCATTCTTTACCCTTCGGGGTCTTAGTTATTGAAAAGGGTTTTAGGGTTAAAAAGGTTGAGGGAACGCTTCACAGCAATTCCGTTCAACCTTTTTTGTTTTTAAGGCAGGTCAACTCTTCTTGTTGAATGACTGCCAACCCACTTTATTCTGTGCCATAGGCAACCTTTTTAGCCCCTCGTTCATTTAATTAATATCAAACTAGATATTACATTTAGACAACTCAAATTATGAAAAAGACTTTTTTTACCATACTCTTAGGTACCATTTTATTGATGAATAGCTGTACAGTAAATAGCCCCTCACCTCAGGGTGTCGATGTCACTTTAGATGCGGAATTTTCAAAAAGAACGACAAGCTTTGCGTTCGACTTTCTTAAAGAATTAGAGAAGGAAGAAGTGGACGAAACTTTCTTTGTGTCTCCTTTAAGCCTTCATATGGCATTAGGGATGCTTCTAAATGGAGCAGATACACAGTCAAAAGAAGAATTAATTAAAACGTTGAATCTGGAAGGTTTAGATATGGACCTTATCAATTCTAGTTACTTAGAGTTAGTTGATAAGCTTCCTAATGTAGACCCATTGGTAACAAATGAATTAGCTAATTCTCTTTGGCAGCGAAACGGTTTTGATGTCGAAGACGATTTTAAAGCTGTTTTAAAAGAGTATTTCAAAGCAGAACTTTACGAGGAAAACTTTGACCAAGGTACACTTACTAAAATAAATCAGTGGGCAAGTGATAATACCAATGCTAAGATTACAAAGGTATTAGAAGAGATATCAGCAGACCAGGTGCTTTTTTTAATGAATGCACTTTATTTTAAAGGAGATTGGGCAAATCAGTTTGATAAGGATAAAACCTTTGAAGACAGTTTTAATGGCAAGAGTGGTTTGGTAAAAGTAGACATGATGGCAAATCTTGACACTTTTGCTTATGCAGATATGGGAAGCTTTAAGGCTGTTGATTTACCTTATGGAAATCAGAAATATGGCATGCGAGTATTACTTCCTAAAGAAAACGATGTCTCGGCTTTGTTGAATAGCTTGGATGAAGATGTTTGGAAAGGAATTGATGAGAAGATGTATGTGCAAAAGTTAGATTTGAAGCTACCAAAGTTCAAAATGGAATACGAGATTAAGCTGAATGATATTTTGAAGAACATGGGCATGCCTTCATTGTTTTCTAATGCTGCAGATTTGTCAAAAATTACCGCACCAGCAGGTAAGATTAGAGTTGGTTTTGTGAAGCAAAATTCTTTTGTAGCTGTGGATGAAGAAGGTACAGAAGCTGCTGCCGTGACTACCATAGGGATAGAGCTTACATCTGTGCCGTCATACCCGTCTTTTTATGTCAATAAGCCTTTTCTGTTTTTCATTTATGAGAAAGGTTCTGGAACAATTCAATTTGCTGGTAAAATATTAGACATAGAGAAATGAGAAGCTTAATTATAATTTTAGTTTTTGCCATGTTTGGCAACGCTTGTACTACTGAAAATGATTGTTGCGTAGCACCACCAGATTTGTCCGAAGTTCATGGGGAATGGAAGCTGGTGAAAGTAGTCAATGGTTTTGCTCAATTAGAGTTGGAAGGTGACGAAATTGGATATGAAGAGGTGGTAGTTATTAATGCCGAAACACAAACATTTACGCGTAAAAGAGTAGGTTCACCTGATGAAGTCTCTCGGCTAGAAAAAAGAAAAGAGGGTGGGCAAGACGCCTTAGTACTTTTAGATGAGAATATGTACCACTGGTATCATTTTGAAGAATTAGAAGGTGTTTATCATCTCGTACTTTATCAGAAAAGCTATGTTGATAGCTATTTAGCAGACGGCTCTTCATATTATTATTTACATCAATAATATAAAGTTTTAATGTGAAGTATTTATTCTCAACTTTTCTCTATAGCTTTGCGTGGCAAATAAGAGATATTTAATTATTTGCTGATGATAAACTCCTCCAAGCTTCTTTTCGAAGCACTTACCTACGACGATGTACTACTAGTTCCAGCTTATTCTGAGGTTCTTCCAAGGGATACCAGCACGGTAACTAAACTTTCAAGAAACATTTCTCTCAACATTCCTTTGCTTTCTGCAGCCATGGATACGGTTACAGAATTTGAGATGGCAGTGGCCGTAGCTCAAGAAGGGGGAATGGGAATTATTCACAAAAACATGAGCATAGCTGCCCAAGCTGAGCAAGTAAGAAAAGTGAAACGTTCTGAAAGTGGGATGATTATTGACCCAATTACTGTAAAGAAAGGAGCTCTTTTAGGAGATGCTCTTAAACTAATGCAGGATTTTAAAGTGGGTGGAATTCCTGTCATTACAGAAGACAATACCCTTTACGGGATTGTGACTAATAGAGATTTAAGATTCCAGACGGATATGTATAAGCCGATAGAATCTGTGATGACTAAGGATAACCTTATCACAGCGTCTTTAGGTGCTTCTTTAGAAGAGGCAGAGCAAATTTTGATGGAGTATAAGATTGAGAAACTTCCGATTGTAGACAAAGACTACAAATTGGTAGGACTTATTACTTATAAAGATATTCTAAAGAAAAAAGACAGACCTAACGCTGCCAAAGATAGTTTTGGAAGGTTATTAGTTGGTGCTGCCGTTGGTGTAACAGCGGATATTGAAGATAGAGTGGCTGCATTAGTTAAAGCTGGTGTAGACTGTGTGAGTATTGATACGGCTCACGGTCATTCAAGAGGTGTTATTGAAACACTTTCTAGAGTTAAGAAAGCTTTTCCTTCTATTGATGTTATTTGTGGAAATATAGCCACTGGTGAAGCTGCAAAAGCTTTGGTAGATGCAGGAGCTGACGCCATAAAGGTAGGTGTAGGCCCAGGAAGTATATGTACCACTAGAATTATTGCTGGAATAGGAATGCCGCAGCTAACGGCGGTTTATGAGTCTGCTAAGGCCATTGCTGGTTCTGGTGTGCCAATCATTGCTGATGGTGGAATAAGATTCTCTGGAGATGTGGTAAAAGCCATAGCCGGAGGAGCTAGTTCGGTTATGATAGGTTCGCTTTTGGCAGGAACGGATGAGGCTCCTGGTGAAATGGTAATTTTTGAAGGACGTAAGTTCAAAACATACCGTGGCATGGGCTCTGTAGAAGCTATGGAGGATGGTTCTAAGGACCGTTATTTCCAAGATGCCGAAGCCGATGTTAAGAAACTAGTACCTGAAGGAATAGTAGGTAGAGTAGCTTACAAAGGAAAAGCTGGCGAAGTGCTATACCAAATGGCTGGAGGATTAAAAGCAGGAATGGGTTATGTAGGAGCAAGTAATATAGAGGAATTGCAGGAAGCCAAATTTGTCAAAATTACTTCATCAGGAATGGCAGAGAGTCATCCACATGATGTACAAGTAACTAGAGAGGCTCCAAATTACTCGAGATAGATATAAAAATAGAATTTGATGAATCAGGGGATAGCTTTAGAGTTATCCCCTGTTTGTTTTTAAAAGAAATGATAGCAGAACAGACTAAAATATTTACGCCCCAATACTTACTTCTTTGCTTGAGTTCGTTTTTGTTCTTTGCTAGCTTTAATATGCTTATTCCAGAGCTGCCAGATTACTTAAGTAGTATGGGAGGGGAAGACTATAAAGGCTTAATTATTGGTGTGTTTACTATCACGGCTGCTCTTTCCAGACCATTTAGTGGCAAGCTAACAGATAAATGGGGTAGAATACCAGTAATGGTGGTTGGAGCGTCGGTCTGTGTCATTTGTGGCTTTATTTACCCTTGGGCTAATACCATCTTTTTCTTTTTACTACTTAGATTAATTCATGGTTTTTCTACTGGTTTTAAACCTACTGGAACTGCTGCCTTTATTGCAGATATAGTACCTGTTACTAGAAGAGGTGAAGCCATGGGTGTTTACGGTTTTGTTACCAGTACCGGAATGGCCTTTGGTCCTTATTTGGGGAGTATAGTGGCTGCAGAGTTTTCTCTCAACACACTGTTTTATACATCTTCGGTTTTTGCATTTATGTCTGTGGCCATTCTTTTTTCAATGAAAGAAACGTTACCTGAAGAGAAAAGAGAGCCTTTCTCATTTAAGTTATTTAAAATAAAACGGACTGATATATTTCATCCTGACTTATGGCCAGTGGCGATTACAGTGTTTTTGACCTCCTTTGCTTTTGGAACCATTATTACGCTTACACCAGATTTAAGCAAAATTGTAGGTGTTGATAATAAAGGTCTTTTCTTTTTGATATTCACATTGGCATCCCTGTTTACAAGAATCTTGGGTGGCAAGATTTCCGATAAAAAAGGAAGGGTCAACGTGTTAATTTTTGGAGCTGTAGTTTTGGTGATAGCCATGGGGGTGACCTCCATAACTTCGCATTATTATTACTTTATAGCAGGAGGTGTTTTGTTTGGTACATCTTGGGGTTTGATTTCTCCTTCTTATCAAGCCTGGACCATCGATTTATGTTCCGAAGAAACGCGTGGCAGGGCAGTGGCCACCATGTATATTTCGTTAGAAACCGGTATAGGTCTAGGGGCAGTATTGCCAATGTTTTTATATGATAACAAGCCAGACCAAATAGGTTATGCTTTTCAGCTTTGTATGTTTATGGCTGCTTTGGCGGTGGTGTTTTTGGTTTGGTATAAAAGAAAATACAAAGTGGCTTAAACTTTGTCTATTGACTTTCTAATAGCTTTTTGATGATGCTTGATATGGAAAATGAAGAAAAGACACATTTCTCTAATCGATAATTTTCCAAGAATGAGCTGCGGTAAACGCAATGTATTTAATTGCCATTCTGTCCAATTATCTAATAGCTGTATTAACTCAGCATGTACTTTTAGAAATTGTTCTTTTTCAAACTCAAGAGAGCTGTTTTCATGCATTCTAGGTTCAAAGCCTGTTACCGCAGGGAACTCTGACGTGCCGTATGTTTCCTCAATCCATTCAGTGTTTCTTTGAGCCTTTAAGTTTATACCAAATTTGAAAATTAAGGCAAGCTTAGGAGCTCGCAGTGCTTTCCTGAACACTTTGGCACCAAGCGTTAAGTGAGCCATGTTTTGTGCAGCAGACCATTTACCGTTTTTCTGAAGGTAAAACTCTTCTTTGCTTAAATTGTCTAAATCGGTAATAACTGAATCTACCGCTTTTTCAAGTTCCTTCTTAATTTCGATTTTGTTCATAATACTTCTCAATTTGATTAAAGGCTATAGGCCAAAGCGTGTTTAGCTTTCTTCTACGGAAAAAGTTAAAATGTCCGATACCTTTTAAATTAAAGTCTTCAGGTTTAAGCCATTTAAAATCAACGGGTGTTTTGGTTTTGACATTTCTCCATAAGTTTTCTACATTTTGAGCTGTGCATATATCATCATCTGTAGCTGTGATAACTGTTATAGGGAAATTAAAAACTTTAGGATTGCTTAGTTCAGGAATGTCTTTAGCATTGTCAGGATGATAGAAGTAGTCTGGGTATTTACACCAACGTTTCCAGGTGTTGGTGACATTCTTCGGCATATCTTCCATTACTCCAAGAAATTTAAGTTTTGAAAAACCATAAAGCAAATGAACAATAGGTGCTATTATGTCAAAGAATAGGAGTGAATTTAATTTCTTGCTCAAGGGCATTCCGCCTCTATATCCTGAGGAGGTAGCTACACAAACCATCCCATTGACCTCGTCAATATTTGGGACGAAAGGGATTAATTGGCCACCCACGCTATGAGAGATGAAAAATAGGGGTAAATCTGGATATCTATTTTTCAGAAAACTAATGCCAGCTGCCATGTCTTTTTTACCCCAATCTAGTAAATCATACTCACAGTTTTTAAGGCCTTCTTTTGGCTGAGAATCACATACACCGCGGTAGTCGTATAGTAAACAGGCGTATTTCTTTTCACCAAAGTAAGTTGCTAGAGCCCGGTAAAATTCTTTTGGTACTGCTGTGGCAGAATTAAACTGTATTAGAGCTTTAGGGTTTTCAGGAGCTAGTAAAGTTGCCGAAAGCTCTATGCCATCAGAAGTGAGTAGGCTAATATTTTGTTTTTCTATATAAACCAAACGTTTGTTATTTATAGGGTTAAATTTTTTTATTTCATTTTTGAAAGCGTACGTACAAAGGCATCTTTAAGGTATTGGTCTGTTTGATAAAGCTGACTAAACATTACAGCTCCTTCAAATTCCATGACAGACTGTTCTGCTAGTCTATTGGAAGTGCCTTCTGGGTATTTTTCCATGAAAATTATTTTGAGGGCATTTTTCCATGAATCAAAAATAGCCTTTAGCGTGTCTTTAAAAATGACGTTTTGTGCAGCTACTTCTAATGTGGTGTTTCCCACAATACAGCCTCCTTCTTGCGACAGTAGAACCTTACCGAGCTTTAAAAGCATTTTTTCCATTCTGTCTCTAGGAGCTAAATCAGTTTGTTTTGCGATGGAGAAAACAGCGTAGTCAAGATAGCTTTGCACAGTTTTTAGAACCTCTCCCATTAAGACCTCTTTGGACGCAAAATAATGGTAGAAACTACCTTTCTGTAAACCACAGGCAGTAGCCAAGTCACTCATGGAAGTGTTGTAATAACCATTTTTCCGGAACACGCTTAAGGCCGTTTGAATGATTTCTTCTTTGTTGGTTTTTGTTAAAGGCATAGTCAAAGTTAAATATTTTCTCGATAATGCCAAACGTACGTTTTGTAAAATTTGTGAAACAAAAAAAGACCAATAGGTTTAATTATTGGTCTTTCTTAAGAAGCTTAATTCTTTTATTTAATAACTGCTGACCACATTTTATCAGCTACAAATCTGTTTCCAATGTCATTTAAATGAACACGGTCTCTTGTAAGAATGCCGCGGTCTTTATTTTCAGGATTGTTTTTAAGATTATAAGCCAAGAAATCTTTTCTCAGGTCAATAAGGTCACAGTTATTGTCATCAGCCAGTTTTCTTATAATATTAGAATAATGATTGATGTCGCCATCCTGCTCGTTACTATGGTCTATCTTTTCACCAATGGCTGCAGGAGTGCATAGAAGTACCTTAATATTTTGCTTTTGAAGTTTCTGAATGACAGCTTGATAAAACTTTTCAAACTTGTCGGCGTCTGTTCCTGTTCCATGACTTGCCTTATGCCAAACATCATTTACTCCCACAAAAAGAACCACAACATCTGGGTTTTTCGAGAGTACGTCATCTT
This sequence is a window from Arcticibacterium luteifluviistationis. Protein-coding genes within it:
- the rocD gene encoding ornithine--oxo-acid transaminase yields the protein MKNSESLIALEDKYGAHNYHPLPVVLDKGDGVFVWDVEGKRYYDFLSAYSAVNQGHCHPRIINALTEQAQKLTLTSRAFYNSRLGEFEQYMSNLFGYEKTLMMNSGVEAVETALKLCRKWAYEVKGIPEGKAKIIFAGENFHGRTLAVISASTDPMSKKGFGPYMPGFDVVPYNDIKALETAIMGDPFIAGFIVEPIQGEAGVVVPDSNYLSDAHKLCKNANVLFIADEIQTGIARTGKMLCIEHSGIRPDIVILGKALSGGVLPVSAVLADDHIMLTIKPGEHGSTYGGNPLACAVAMESLKVVLDENLADKAERLGQLFRDEVNKLIDTTSLIRLVRGKGLLNAIEIDTDEDSPMAWNICLKLRDNGLLAKPTHGNKIRFAPPLVITEEQILDAVAIIGKSVSAFKS
- a CDS encoding Lrp/AsnC family transcriptional regulator, which produces MDNTDKEILKLLSQDGRKPYSEIAKFLGISNTMVHQRVSKMKQKGYLKGVEVVLDERKMGYEWSAFTGIELKEDSDSKAIIAALEKIPEVIECYYITGKYTLYIRIVARDSEHMRSVLYEKIDHIPGVLKTESLIDFGTAFKRGVPIV
- a CDS encoding cysteine desulfurase family protein, which produces MRETIYFDNAATTSLDPEVLEVMLPYFKEVYGNGSSIHGMGRKAKSAVENARKKVAEVLGTSPSELFFTSGGTEANNTVLRSAVESLGIKTIISSSVEHHAVLHPLEYMVSKGLVNLKLVRLDENGSVDYDDLEAILKENPNSLVSLMHGNNEIGNILDLKRVSRLCRENKALFHSDMVQTVGKLPVNLQKIDIDFISGSAHKFHGPKGVGFLYINANNRINPFLHGGAQERNMRGGTENVAGVAGLAHALELAVAARDKRKAYILGLKTHLKKELEASFEGMKFNGMSGDLDKSLYYILNASFPAHADNEMLLFSLDIEGICVSGGSACSSGTDIGSHVLEVLNIQDDRANVRFSFSEQNTMEEVDKTITVLKRILTK
- the ppk1 gene encoding polyphosphate kinase 1, translating into MKQLLDYIKTVFMLDDAKATETITPVFVSKEDKQLESIANSPLLSRDLSWMTFNNRVLDQAKKADLSIFDKLKFMAITESNLDEFFTVRVGSLYNYLDYGKQRIDYSGLRETPFRAKLLALTSEFYQERNRLFREELEPEFLSNGFKIIGFEELNPAEKKKAVDFFENNIFPMLTPMVYDQTHAFPILLAKNLILGVVTNAKKRFYSSLDDEPRKLSFVQIPKNLPKFYTFEENDIIKFLPIERIIINQIQKLYRNVKIESVDVFRILRNGDFTLEESDDIEADFVDEIKQKIKERKVGRLVSISIEHEPSKWMMDVLKKRWEIDEANIFINTELMDYTRLWELIGHPEFKEELPQPKPAVPAFNFGRDKMHSIFDTLKDQDVLLHHPYNNFEPVLQLVERAAKDPKVLAIKLTIYRLAKNSRITAALLKAAENGKHVSALFEIKARFDEENNIKEAAKLQKAGCFVIYGIGGLKTHTKLMLIVRKEGDKVVQYAHMASGNYNEDTAKLYTDIGIMTSKPDYTKDISEFFNVITGHSIPTNYRNLITSPRDMRNTIIDMIRNEASNAKKGLPAGICIKINSLEDKETIEEFYAASQAGVKIELIVRGICCLKPGRKGLSENINVKSIVGHYLEHSRIFYFHNNGQPKVFGSSADAMVRSFDRRIESMFEIVDEGIKKKLILMLKNNLKDNVNSYDLLESGEYIKRDSSVEPFNIHEEFYHLKDEDIETASLEYLFQNKPEVELDREA